From one Streptomyces sp. N50 genomic stretch:
- a CDS encoding SDR family oxidoreductase — protein MSKVILVTGAGRGLGTDIVREALAAGHQVVATGRRPDEVEKSLGGPQDNLLVTKLDVTSLEDAEAAVQAAVDRFGRIDVLINNAGNFFAGYFEEITPAQMRRQIETNLFGPMNVTRAVLPVLPVLREQRAGHVITLSSSAGIIGQEFCVAYAASKFGVEGWMESLRYDVEPYGIHTTVVEPGFFRTELLVDGSTIWPEPTIDDYAERTTATVAAWKSMNGQQPGDPAKLARALLAIADQDKPLLRFVAGADAIEGVQAKAQELLAQAEASRELGGDLGYDDTGA, from the coding sequence ATGAGCAAGGTCATTCTCGTCACCGGTGCCGGACGCGGTCTGGGCACGGACATCGTCCGCGAGGCCCTCGCCGCAGGCCATCAGGTCGTCGCCACCGGCCGCCGCCCCGACGAGGTCGAGAAGTCCCTGGGCGGGCCGCAGGACAACCTGCTGGTCACCAAGCTGGACGTCACCAGCCTGGAGGACGCCGAGGCGGCCGTGCAGGCGGCCGTCGACCGCTTCGGACGCATCGACGTCCTGATCAACAACGCCGGGAACTTCTTCGCGGGCTACTTCGAGGAGATCACGCCCGCGCAGATGCGCCGGCAGATCGAGACCAACCTCTTCGGCCCCATGAACGTCACCCGCGCCGTCCTGCCCGTCCTGCCCGTCCTGCGCGAGCAGCGCGCCGGGCACGTGATCACCCTCTCCTCCTCCGCCGGCATCATCGGCCAGGAGTTCTGCGTCGCCTACGCCGCCTCCAAGTTCGGCGTCGAGGGCTGGATGGAATCCCTGCGCTACGACGTCGAGCCCTACGGCATTCACACCACGGTCGTCGAACCCGGCTTCTTCCGCACCGAGTTGCTCGTCGACGGCTCCACCATCTGGCCCGAGCCGACCATCGACGACTACGCCGAGCGCACCACCGCCACCGTCGCGGCCTGGAAGAGCATGAACGGCCAGCAGCCCGGCGACCCCGCCAAGCTCGCCCGCGCCCTGCTCGCCATCGCCGACCAGGACAAGCCCCTGCTGCGCTTCGTCGCCGGCGCCGACGCCATCGAAGGCGTCCAGGCCAAGGCCCAGGAACTCCTCGCCCAGGCCGAGGCCTCCCGCGAACTCGGCGGCGACCTGGGCTACGACGACACCGGCGCCTGA
- a CDS encoding alpha/beta hydrolase encodes MLRNVEREGVRLALTRRDGSGRPLLIVPGVMADAAAWQPVVAALDVPGPVYVLNRRGREPSGALGPDHSMRTEIDDLDHVLTEIVTAEGAEQGVDLFGWSFGGLVALEATARHIDTVRSLTLYEPVVRPFGRGALDALREAAEADDLDRAVEIVNLDVSGFSEDDVAQLRRSPAWEILRPLAAPLARELTALDDHVTDLRAFAALDLPVTLLLGALNEGAAPYGEAFARFTTALPDARVVTMPGQGHLAHAQDPHALAHHIGQTLRRADHHDPSACLP; translated from the coding sequence ATGCTGAGGAACGTGGAACGCGAGGGCGTCCGGCTCGCTCTCACCCGGCGCGACGGTTCGGGCCGGCCGTTGCTGATCGTGCCGGGGGTCATGGCGGACGCCGCCGCCTGGCAGCCGGTGGTGGCCGCGCTGGACGTTCCCGGACCGGTCTACGTGCTGAACCGGCGCGGACGCGAGCCCAGCGGCGCGCTCGGTCCGGACCACTCGATGCGCACCGAGATCGACGACCTGGACCACGTCCTCACCGAGATCGTCACCGCCGAGGGCGCGGAGCAGGGGGTGGACCTGTTCGGCTGGAGCTTCGGCGGCCTCGTCGCACTGGAGGCGACGGCACGGCACATCGACACGGTCCGCTCCCTCACCCTCTACGAACCTGTCGTACGCCCCTTCGGCCGCGGAGCACTCGACGCCCTCCGGGAAGCCGCGGAGGCCGACGACCTGGACCGCGCCGTGGAGATCGTGAACCTGGACGTGTCCGGATTCTCCGAAGACGACGTGGCACAACTGCGCCGAAGCCCCGCCTGGGAGATCCTCCGCCCACTGGCCGCACCGCTGGCCCGGGAACTGACGGCGCTCGACGACCACGTCACCGACCTGCGGGCCTTCGCCGCCCTCGACCTGCCGGTCACCCTGCTGCTCGGCGCCCTGAACGAGGGCGCCGCGCCCTACGGCGAGGCATTCGCCCGGTTCACGACGGCCCTGCCCGACGCCCGCGTCGTCACCATGCCGGGCCAAGGTCATCTCGCACATGCGCAGGACCCGCACGCGCTGGCCCACCACATCGGACAGACACTGCGGCGGGCCGACCACCACGACCCGAGTGCCTGTTTGCCGTAG